Proteins co-encoded in one Rattus rattus isolate New Zealand chromosome 5, Rrattus_CSIRO_v1, whole genome shotgun sequence genomic window:
- the LOC116900502 gene encoding olfactory receptor 4C16-like: protein MQLNINVTEFILLGLTQDPSRKKIVLAIFLFFYMGTLLGNLLIIVTIKTSQALGSPMYFFLFYLSLSDTCFSTTVAPRTIVDSLLKTASITFNECIIQVFTFHLFGSLEIFILILMAVDRYVAICKPLHYMTIMNRQVCGMLMAIVCGGSCVHSLVQIFLALSLPFCGPNEIDHYFCDLQPLLKLACSDTYVINLLLVSNSGTLCTVSFLMLMVSYIIILYSLRNHSAEGRRKALFTCVSHIIVVILFFVPCIFIYTRPATTFPMDKMISVFYTICTPFLNPLIYTLRNAEVKNAMKKLWTKKISDDI, encoded by the coding sequence ATGCAGCTGAATATCAATGTGACAGAATTCATTCTTCTTGGCTTGACACAGGACCCCAGTAGGAAAAAAATAGTGTTGGccattttcctgttcttttacATGGGGACATTACTAGGTAATTTGCTTATCATTGTTACCATCAAGACAAGCCAGGCTCTTGGGAGTCCGATGTACTTCTTCCTGTTCTACTTATCCTTGTCTGACACCTGCTTCTCTACAACTGTAGCCCCAAGAACAATTGTGGATTCCCTGCTGAAGACAGCCTCCATCACCTTCAATGAGTGCATAATTCAAGTCTTCACATTTCATTTATTTGGATCCCTAGAGATCTTTATCCTCATCCTCATGGCTGTTGATCGCTATGTGGCAATTTGTAAGCCTCTGCACTATATGACCATCATGAATCGCCAAGTCTGTGGAATGCTGATGGCCATAGTCTGTGGGGGATCCTGTGTACATTCTTTAGTACAAATATTTCTGGCCTTGAGTTTACCTTTTTGTGGTCCCAATGAGATTGATCACTATTTCTGTGACTTGCAACCACTGTTGAAACTTGCCTGTTCAGATACATATGTGATCAACCTTCTCCTGGTGTCCAATAGTGGAACTCTTTGTACAGTGAGTTTCCTCATGCTCATGGTCTCATATATTATCATTCTCTATTCTTTAAGGAACCATAGTgctgaggggaggagaaaggctcTGTTCACTTGTGTTTCTCATATCATAgtagtcattttgttttttgtgccctgcatatttatatatacacgtCCTGCCACCACCTTCCCTATGGACAAGATGATATCAGTGTTTTATACAATTTGTACACCTTTTCTAAACCCTCTAATTTACACACTGAGAAATGCAGAGGTAAAAAATGCCATGAAGAAACTGTGGACGAAAAAAATCTCAGATGATATATAA